One Chloroflexota bacterium genomic window carries:
- a CDS encoding nodulation protein NfeD, producing MRRVLLGIIVLVAGLLSVEGALAQERVGTVDTVRISGAIDPASEQLFARAVDRAVADQAEVLIVLLDTPGGLDSSMRAMVQDMLMSPVLVVVFVYPQGGRAASAGVFLAMAAHVAVMAPGTDIGAAHPVSAGGGQIMGDMNDKVTNEAVAYIRSLAELRERNAEWAEQAVRSSQTMTAEEAVKSDVVDLIAQDLPDLIAKLDGRQVQTPSWTRTLVVAGAPLREMEHNFAEQVLKFIFNPNTAYLLFLIGLYAVIAELYSPGAIVPAVVGAIAIVLALVAFGTLPIYWGGVALLLVAAALIAFEAQNPGLGVLGFGGVVTLVLGTLLLYQPLTSPFSGPFFVSPWVLGFMVALTVAFLLLLLRIAAQSQNEPQQFRGQRRIVGQEGLALTALDPEGVVRVAGEEWSARTMGTSVQEGDQIWVYDVDGLALVVGPAPEIPAIST from the coding sequence ATGCGTAGAGTACTGCTGGGCATCATCGTGCTAGTTGCGGGCCTCCTATCGGTTGAAGGGGCCCTTGCCCAAGAGCGCGTGGGCACGGTGGACACCGTGAGGATTTCCGGCGCCATCGACCCTGCCTCTGAGCAGCTCTTCGCCCGCGCGGTCGATCGCGCCGTTGCCGACCAGGCGGAAGTGCTCATCGTCCTCCTCGATACCCCCGGTGGTCTGGATTCCTCAATGCGGGCGATGGTGCAGGACATGCTCATGTCGCCTGTGCTGGTGGTCGTATTCGTCTATCCGCAGGGAGGCCGGGCTGCGAGTGCCGGCGTATTCTTGGCGATGGCGGCGCACGTGGCCGTAATGGCTCCGGGCACTGACATTGGCGCTGCCCACCCGGTCTCCGCTGGCGGCGGGCAGATCATGGGCGACATGAATGACAAGGTGACGAACGAGGCAGTGGCATATATCCGCAGTCTGGCAGAATTGCGGGAGCGGAACGCCGAGTGGGCAGAGCAGGCGGTTCGCTCCAGTCAGACGATGACTGCAGAGGAAGCGGTGAAGTCGGATGTCGTAGACCTGATTGCGCAAGATTTGCCCGACCTTATCGCAAAGCTTGACGGCCGCCAGGTGCAAACGCCCTCGTGGACGCGCACGCTGGTCGTAGCAGGCGCGCCATTGCGGGAGATGGAACACAATTTTGCGGAGCAAGTGCTCAAGTTCATTTTCAACCCCAATACCGCTTACTTGCTCTTCTTAATTGGACTGTACGCTGTAATTGCGGAGCTTTATAGCCCGGGGGCGATAGTTCCGGCAGTCGTAGGAGCAATTGCCATCGTTCTGGCATTAGTGGCGTTTGGCACCCTGCCCATCTACTGGGGCGGCGTGGCGCTCCTGTTGGTTGCCGCTGCATTGATTGCATTCGAGGCCCAGAATCCCGGCCTGGGTGTGCTTGGATTCGGCGGTGTAGTCACACTCGTGCTTGGGACGCTCCTGCTTTATCAACCGCTTACCTCGCCGTTTAGCGGTCCGTTCTTTGTGTCGCCATGGGTACTTGGCTTCATGGTAGCGCTCACCGTGGCCTTTCTCCTTCTGCTGCTGAGAATTGCCGCACAGTCACAGAATGAACCCCAGCAATTCCGCGGCCAGCGGCGCATAGTCGGGCAGGAAGGACTGGCGTTGACGGCGTTGGACCCGGAGGGTGTTGTGCGGGTTGCCGGTGAGGAGTGGTCGGCGAGAACGATGGGCACGTCCGTCCAGGAGGGGGATCAGATTTGGGTTTACGACGTAGACGGATTGGCACTGGTTGTAGGGCCGGCGCCGGAGATTCCAGCGATTTCGACGTAG
- a CDS encoding M20/M25/M40 family metallo-hydrolase, with the protein MNIRPDELFAHINSEELVALAAGLARIPSEIPNEGAIAEFLAAEMRKSGAFDEVHMQDVVAGRPNVIGIVRGSGGGPNLLLNGHIDTGAPAGDWSRDPYDAYEEDGYLYGFGLTDMKGAVACLVKAAEAVARADVRPTGDLVVTAVVHHDVCGLGTKFFLESNDRPFAMCINGEPTGLRLQLAHGGAWQFELTTHGIAEHISRRDGGVDATKKMIKLLAALDESALTFDPAQALEGLPRLVVGQINGGTAASRTADRCTARGDVRIVPGMTAESLTADFRQVMAEVAKDDPEFRADLRTLVYQRPFRIEPDASVVALTAQAHRDVNGAEPETSTGLPVCSYVTDSSDIVRHGIPTVVYGPSNWRMVPDERISIAEMVAATKVYALAAARVVTGQYSD; encoded by the coding sequence ATGAATATCCGTCCTGACGAACTTTTCGCTCACATTAATTCGGAAGAGTTGGTGGCACTTGCCGCCGGCCTCGCGCGAATTCCCAGTGAGATTCCCAACGAAGGCGCAATCGCTGAGTTTCTTGCTGCCGAGATGCGCAAGTCCGGCGCTTTCGATGAAGTGCATATGCAAGATGTCGTAGCGGGCCGGCCCAACGTCATCGGCATCGTGCGGGGCAGCGGCGGTGGCCCGAATCTGCTGCTCAACGGCCACATCGATACCGGCGCGCCTGCAGGCGACTGGTCACGTGACCCCTACGACGCGTACGAGGAAGACGGGTATCTCTACGGGTTCGGGCTTACGGACATGAAAGGCGCGGTCGCCTGCTTGGTAAAGGCAGCCGAAGCGGTTGCGCGCGCTGACGTGCGCCCGACGGGGGACCTAGTTGTTACCGCTGTGGTGCACCATGACGTGTGCGGCTTGGGCACGAAGTTCTTTCTCGAGTCGAATGATCGGCCGTTCGCAATGTGCATCAACGGCGAACCGACCGGACTGCGCCTCCAGCTCGCTCACGGCGGCGCCTGGCAGTTCGAATTGACGACCCACGGAATCGCCGAGCACATTAGCCGCCGCGATGGTGGCGTGGATGCCACCAAGAAGATGATTAAACTGCTTGCCGCCTTGGACGAGAGCGCACTGACGTTTGATCCCGCCCAAGCCTTGGAAGGACTGCCCCGCCTCGTCGTCGGCCAAATCAACGGAGGAACCGCAGCTTCACGCACTGCCGACCGTTGCACTGCCCGCGGCGATGTACGCATCGTACCCGGCATGACCGCCGAGTCCTTGACCGCTGATTTCAGGCAGGTGATGGCGGAGGTCGCTAAAGACGATCCGGAGTTTCGCGCCGATCTCCGCACCTTGGTGTACCAGCGCCCATTTCGCATTGAACCCGACGCCTCGGTTGTGGCGCTTACGGCCCAGGCACACCGCGACGTAAATGGAGCAGAGCCCGAGACCTCAACCGGACTTCCGGTGTGCAGCTACGTCACGGACTCCTCCGACATCGTGCGTCACGGAATCCCAACCGTAGTCTACGGCCCCAGCAATTGGCGCATGGTGCCGGACGAACGCATCAGCATCGCGGAAATGGTAGCCGCCACAAAAGTCTACGCCCTTGCCGCGGCCCGAGTTGTCACAGGTCAATATTCTGATTAG
- a CDS encoding SPFH/Band 7/PHB domain protein, with translation MDGQLIVLIVVLVVLLLWLLYSAIKIVAEYERLVVFRLGRVMSEPRGPGIVWLWPIIDRPVRVDLREQFLEIPQQSCITSDNAPILIDFLIYWKVTEPTDSVVQVANFAGASQGIATTTLRAVIGDISLDDVLAKREQINNILRAKLDEVTARWGVKVTTVEIREILPPRDVQDAMNRQMSAERNRRAMVTEAGGQKQSAILVAEGAKQSEILKAEGDRQATILRAEAEKQAQSLRAEGYATAINHVFQIAQTVDSNTMLIQYLQTLQNMAESPSTKWIFPMELATLAGGLSGIVDSAPNQPRTNGSES, from the coding sequence ATGGATGGTCAACTCATAGTTCTGATTGTAGTCCTGGTAGTTCTCTTACTTTGGCTATTATATTCTGCCATCAAGATTGTGGCGGAATATGAGCGGCTGGTGGTCTTTCGGCTGGGACGCGTGATGTCCGAACCGCGAGGGCCGGGGATCGTCTGGCTCTGGCCGATCATCGACCGGCCGGTCCGCGTCGACCTGCGCGAGCAGTTTCTCGAGATTCCGCAACAGAGCTGCATTACCTCAGATAACGCCCCAATTCTCATCGACTTTCTCATCTATTGGAAGGTTACGGAACCCACCGATAGTGTCGTGCAGGTAGCGAACTTTGCGGGAGCCTCGCAAGGTATTGCCACTACTACCCTACGCGCCGTGATTGGCGATATTTCCCTGGACGACGTGCTCGCGAAGCGTGAGCAGATTAACAACATCCTCCGTGCGAAGCTCGATGAAGTGACCGCGCGTTGGGGCGTGAAGGTTACGACGGTGGAGATTCGCGAAATCCTGCCGCCGCGCGACGTGCAGGACGCTATGAACCGCCAGATGTCCGCCGAACGCAACCGGCGCGCCATGGTCACGGAGGCCGGCGGTCAGAAGCAGTCGGCGATCCTGGTGGCAGAAGGCGCCAAGCAGTCTGAAATCCTAAAGGCGGAAGGCGATCGGCAGGCCACAATCCTGCGTGCAGAGGCGGAGAAACAGGCACAATCGCTGCGCGCTGAGGGCTACGCAACCGCAATCAACCATGTCTTCCAAATCGCGCAAACGGTGGATTCCAACACAATGCTCATACAGTACCTGCAAACGCTGCAGAACATGGCCGAAAGTCCTTCCACCAAGTGGATCTTCCCCATGGAGCTGGCGACGTTGGCGGGAGGTCTGAGCGGAATTGTTGACTCCGCTCCCAACCAACCGCGCACCAATGGAAGCGAGTCATAG
- a CDS encoding phytanoyl-CoA dioxygenase family protein: protein MALSDDQVKLFRHNGFLRLPGRMSDATVARLKEAIQKDVGNEVEPYVRDKNGDVIRLSQVLDRDPIFREVATSPLVLDSLESLLGPNIEIITNRHNHATLNPPSRGRTELHRDVLQWTRDIVTVLFYVEEATVDNGCTHVVPGTHLFNWIQNIGTKSSVEDVITDEIIRQEVPVPSPAGGLAVIDSQIFHRVGTNVTAGTRTSMTMGYVSVDELAGVQDPYRLLVRGESAYGGNVARSMM from the coding sequence ATGGCGCTTTCTGACGATCAAGTTAAGCTCTTCCGCCACAATGGCTTCCTGCGTCTGCCGGGTCGCATGTCCGACGCGACAGTGGCACGCCTCAAGGAAGCCATCCAAAAGGATGTAGGGAATGAGGTTGAGCCTTACGTCCGCGATAAGAATGGAGACGTGATCCGGCTCTCACAGGTTCTCGATCGTGACCCGATCTTTCGAGAAGTCGCGACCAGCCCGCTTGTGCTCGACTCCTTGGAGTCGCTCTTGGGTCCAAACATCGAGATCATTACAAACCGGCATAACCATGCCACGCTCAATCCCCCGTCACGCGGTCGCACGGAGCTGCACCGCGACGTGCTCCAGTGGACGCGCGATATCGTAACGGTGTTGTTCTACGTGGAAGAAGCCACCGTCGACAACGGCTGCACCCACGTTGTGCCCGGGACCCACCTCTTCAATTGGATTCAGAATATCGGCACGAAATCGAGCGTCGAAGACGTCATAACTGACGAGATCATTAGACAGGAAGTTCCGGTGCCGAGCCCGGCCGGCGGCCTGGCCGTTATCGACAGCCAGATTTTTCACCGCGTTGGCACGAATGTGACCGCCGGCACGCGTACGAGCATGACGATGGGGTACGTCAGTGTGGATGAACTCGCCGGGGTGCAGGATCCCTATAGGCTTCTCGTGCGCGGTGAGTCTGCCTACGGAGGGAACGTCGCGCGCAGTATGATGTAG
- a CDS encoding thioredoxin domain-containing protein: MTNRLAEETSPYLLQHADNPVHWYAWGEEALTAAKELERPILLSIGYSSCHWCHVMAHESFEDTQTAGFMNEHFINIKVDREERPDLDDIYMKAVQGLTGQGGWPLTVFLTPDGKPFFGGTYFPPAARMNMPSFRQVMEAVIDAWQQRRQQVEEQSEKLRDFIAEHTAFDLSPSVLTLTTIREAGESIQANFDPIHGGFGAAPKFPQAMSLDFLLRRYHRTQDLSLLNAITKTLDSMAYGGIYDQIGGGFHRYSVDERWLVPHFEKMLYDNALLSRLYLDAFMRTQNPLYKRVACETLDYVRREMTDSAGGFFSAQDADSEGEEGKFYVWSPDEIEAALGAEDARLFCSYYGVTSEGNFESKNILFLSPSSEAERSEEEVDHIRNVLNPKLLKARGERIWPETDTKVIAGWNGLMLQSFAQAARQLGRPTDLAVAIANGEFLLETMVEDGRLAHTYTPGKAAGLGFLEDYGSVAVGFFALYEATFSTKWFSAARSLCDTVLREFHDGSGAFFDTSTRHEELIVRPRNLFDNAVPSGTSLACEALLRLHAYTGDSSYLEPVETTLRLQAGALAKAPSAFGQMLCVADSFLAPLKEVAIVGEPAAHDTQALLQSINDQYAPEVVLALGSPENAAAAATVPLLAERSQLDGQATAYVCRQFVCRRPTSDPAELRSQVAAP, from the coding sequence ATGACTAACCGTTTGGCGGAAGAGACAAGTCCCTATCTATTGCAGCACGCCGACAACCCGGTGCATTGGTACGCGTGGGGAGAGGAAGCGCTCACGGCCGCCAAGGAATTGGAGCGTCCGATTCTTCTTTCCATCGGCTATTCGTCGTGCCACTGGTGCCACGTCATGGCACACGAGTCCTTTGAGGACACTCAGACCGCCGGTTTCATGAACGAGCACTTTATCAATATCAAAGTAGACCGAGAAGAACGCCCCGACCTGGATGACATTTACATGAAGGCCGTGCAAGGCCTCACCGGACAGGGCGGCTGGCCCCTTACTGTATTCCTCACCCCGGATGGCAAGCCCTTCTTCGGCGGCACCTACTTTCCGCCCGCGGCCCGTATGAACATGCCGTCCTTTCGGCAGGTGATGGAAGCCGTCATCGATGCGTGGCAGCAGCGCCGCCAGCAGGTTGAAGAACAATCGGAGAAGCTGCGGGACTTCATTGCCGAGCACACGGCCTTCGACCTCTCACCGTCCGTGCTGACCCTTACAACGATAAGAGAAGCCGGCGAGTCAATCCAGGCCAACTTCGATCCCATCCACGGCGGCTTTGGCGCGGCGCCAAAGTTTCCCCAGGCCATGTCGCTGGACTTTCTCCTACGCCGGTATCACCGCACACAGGACCTCAGCCTGCTCAACGCCATCACAAAGACGCTGGATAGCATGGCGTACGGCGGGATCTACGACCAAATTGGCGGCGGCTTTCACCGCTACTCGGTGGATGAACGCTGGTTGGTGCCGCACTTTGAAAAGATGCTCTACGACAACGCCCTGCTGAGCCGACTTTACCTCGATGCGTTCATGCGCACGCAGAATCCCCTTTACAAACGCGTCGCCTGCGAGACGCTGGACTACGTGCGCCGTGAGATGACGGATTCTGCCGGTGGGTTCTTTTCAGCCCAGGACGCCGATAGCGAGGGCGAGGAAGGCAAGTTCTACGTCTGGTCGCCTGATGAGATCGAAGCGGCACTGGGCGCGGAAGATGCCCGGCTCTTCTGCAGCTACTACGGCGTGACGTCTGAAGGCAATTTCGAGAGTAAGAACATTCTCTTTCTCAGCCCCAGTTCGGAAGCCGAACGCTCAGAAGAAGAGGTTGACCATATTCGCAACGTCCTGAACCCGAAACTCCTGAAGGCACGTGGAGAACGCATATGGCCGGAGACCGACACGAAGGTGATTGCCGGCTGGAACGGCTTGATGCTGCAGTCATTTGCCCAAGCCGCCCGTCAGTTGGGCCGACCCACCGACCTTGCAGTGGCGATCGCAAATGGCGAATTCCTCCTGGAAACCATGGTGGAGGATGGCCGTTTGGCTCACACGTACACGCCAGGCAAGGCCGCTGGTCTCGGGTTCTTGGAGGACTACGGAAGCGTGGCCGTCGGCTTCTTCGCTCTCTATGAAGCCACGTTTAGCACAAAGTGGTTCAGCGCCGCCCGCAGTCTTTGCGATACCGTCTTGCGGGAGTTCCATGACGGCAGCGGCGCCTTTTTCGATACGTCAACGCGGCACGAGGAACTCATCGTGCGTCCCCGCAACCTTTTCGATAACGCGGTGCCCTCCGGTACTTCCCTTGCCTGTGAAGCTCTGCTGCGGCTCCACGCCTACACCGGCGATAGTTCATACCTTGAACCGGTGGAGACAACGCTGCGCTTGCAGGCGGGAGCGTTGGCAAAAGCGCCGAGCGCCTTCGGACAGATGCTCTGCGTGGCCGATAGTTTTCTCGCGCCGCTGAAAGAAGTCGCCATCGTCGGTGAACCCGCGGCGCACGACACACAGGCGCTTCTGCAGAGCATCAACGACCAGTACGCGCCGGAGGTTGTGCTCGCCTTGGGAAGCCCTGAAAACGCTGCTGCCGCAGCTACCGTTCCATTGCTTGCGGAACGGAGTCAACTTGACGGCCAAGCGACGGCCTATGTTTGCCGCCAATTCGTGTGCAGGCGTCCCACCAGCGACCCGGCAGAATTACGTTCTCAGGTAGCAGCGCCGTAG